From Paenibacillus sp. GP183, one genomic window encodes:
- the cysT gene encoding sulfate ABC transporter permease subunit CysT: MAKAWKERSILPGFGISLGYTLLYLSLIVLIPIVALFARTAGLSWEKFWAIATDDRVVASLQLSFGASFVAAIVNAFFGFIVAWVLIRYQFPGRKLLDAIVDMPFALPTAVAGIALTTLYSQNGWIGKILEPLGIKAAYSPLGIVIALTFIGIPFVVRTVQPVLEELDKELEEAAVSLGAHRMRTFFRILLPEVFPALITGATLAFARAVGEYGSVVFISGNMPMKTEIAPLLIMTKLEQYDYQGATAIAVIMLIISFVLLLITNYLQWRANRRLLME; this comes from the coding sequence ATGGCAAAAGCATGGAAAGAGCGCAGCATTCTACCCGGCTTCGGGATTTCGCTAGGCTATACGCTCTTATACCTAAGTCTCATTGTTTTAATTCCGATTGTGGCATTATTCGCCAGAACGGCAGGGCTCAGTTGGGAGAAATTTTGGGCTATTGCTACGGATGATCGTGTAGTCGCTTCGCTTCAACTAAGCTTTGGAGCATCCTTCGTAGCTGCGATTGTCAATGCGTTTTTTGGCTTTATTGTAGCTTGGGTGCTGATACGCTATCAATTTCCGGGTAGAAAGCTCCTCGATGCGATTGTCGACATGCCATTTGCCTTGCCGACAGCTGTTGCGGGTATTGCGTTAACGACACTTTATTCCCAGAATGGCTGGATTGGTAAAATCCTGGAGCCGCTAGGGATAAAGGCTGCTTATTCTCCTCTTGGCATTGTGATAGCTCTTACCTTTATTGGCATTCCTTTTGTCGTAAGAACGGTGCAGCCGGTTTTGGAAGAGCTGGATAAAGAGCTGGAAGAAGCAGCAGTTAGCTTGGGAGCACACCGGATGCGTACTTTTTTCCGGATCCTGCTCCCGGAAGTGTTTCCTGCCCTGATAACCGGAGCTACATTAGCTTTTGCAAGGGCGGTCGGCGAGTATGGCTCTGTCGTATTTATATCCGGGAATATGCCGATGAAGACGGAGATTGCTCCGCTGCTTATCATGACCAAGCTGGAGCAATATGATTATCAAGGCGCGACGGCCATAGCTGTCATTATGCTGATTATCTCGTTTGTACTGCTGCTTATTACAAATTATTTGCAGTGGCGGGCTAACCGCCGTCTGTTGAT